The proteins below are encoded in one region of Campylobacter rectus:
- the rplK gene encoding 50S ribosomal protein L11, with the protein MAKKVIGEIKLHIAAAKANPSPPVGPALGQQGVNIMEFCKAFNEKTKDMAGFRVPVVITVYADRSFTFITKQPPATDLIKKVAGIEKGSDNPLKNKVAKLTKAQVLEIVEKKIADLNTKDKEQAAKIIAGSARSMGISVVD; encoded by the coding sequence ATGGCTAAAAAAGTTATAGGCGAAATTAAATTACATATTGCTGCAGCAAAAGCAAATCCAAGTCCTCCGGTAGGTCCGGCTCTTGGTCAGCAAGGCGTTAATATTATGGAATTTTGTAAGGCTTTTAATGAAAAAACAAAGGATATGGCCGGCTTTAGAGTTCCGGTTGTTATTACCGTTTATGCCGATAGAAGTTTTACGTTTATTACAAAACAACCGCCTGCTACGGACTTGATAAAAAAAGTTGCGGGGATAGAAAAAGGTTCGGATAATCCGTTAAAAAATAAAGTGGCTAAGCTTACCAAAGCTCAAGTGCTTGAAATAGTAGAGAAAAAAATCGCCGACTTAAACACCAAAGATAAAGAGCAAGCGGCCAAGATTATAGCGGGTTCGGCTCGTTCGATGGGAATTTCGGTGGTGGATTAA
- the rpmG gene encoding 50S ribosomal protein L33, whose product MAKGNRIKVGLKCSESGDINYTTVKNSKTTTEKLELKKYCPRLKKHTVHKEVKLKS is encoded by the coding sequence ATGGCAAAAGGTAATAGAATAAAAGTCGGTCTTAAATGTTCTGAATCAGGCGATATAAATTACACCACAGTAAAAAACAGCAAGACTACGACTGAAAAATTAGAATTAAAAAAATATTGCCCAAGATTAAAAAAACATACTGTTCATAAAGAAGTTAAGTTAAAGAGCTAA
- a CDS encoding HlyD family type I secretion periplasmic adaptor subunit, protein MDKKNLEIQENIGRNLKASTQNIKKIIQSKNYDANDLRFMSSLSEAVLAKAPSGSRKILYIVAITVFWLVVWASFAQIDEITRGSGKIIPSGKNQIVQNLEGGIIEEIYVHAGDEVKKNQILLKIDDKSFSSVYGESKFRLNELQAKYLRLYAESNDEEFDTRETGDKDYDRFVGFEKSLYDTNKARLREQIGILEEQIKQRQSELRELESKIDQTQSSYNLLQKEKQITEPLFRKGLVSEVEYLQLQRRVNDLRGELSAAKLSVPRVQSTIKEVENKITEAKLAFQNSAKKEFNEVSAEISRLNESQVNLSDKVERTLVRSPVDGIVSKLMVNTVSGVIKPGMDIAEIVPVEDNLIAEVKVRPADVAFLRQGLKAMVKLTAYDFAIYGGLEGEVTQISADTETNEKTGESYYLVRIKTDKNYLGSENKPLRIKVGMIASADIITGKKTVFDYLLKPILKAKQNALRER, encoded by the coding sequence ATGGATAAGAAAAATTTAGAGATTCAAGAAAATATCGGGCGAAATTTAAAAGCTTCGACTCAAAATATAAAAAAGATCATCCAGTCTAAAAACTACGACGCTAACGACCTTCGCTTTATGTCGAGCCTCTCTGAAGCGGTGCTAGCCAAGGCGCCGTCGGGGTCTAGGAAAATTTTATACATCGTTGCCATAACCGTTTTTTGGCTCGTAGTTTGGGCGTCGTTTGCGCAGATAGACGAGATCACGCGCGGCAGCGGCAAGATAATCCCGTCGGGCAAAAATCAGATCGTGCAAAATTTAGAAGGCGGCATAATAGAGGAAATTTACGTTCATGCGGGAGACGAAGTAAAGAAAAATCAAATTTTGCTAAAAATCGACGACAAGAGCTTCTCTAGCGTATATGGCGAGTCCAAATTTAGACTAAACGAACTCCAGGCGAAGTACCTGCGCCTCTACGCCGAGTCAAACGACGAGGAATTTGATACCAGAGAGACGGGAGATAAGGACTATGACCGATTCGTAGGATTTGAAAAGAGCCTTTATGATACGAACAAAGCGCGGCTAAGGGAGCAAATCGGCATCCTAGAGGAGCAGATAAAGCAGCGCCAAAGCGAGCTAAGGGAGCTCGAGAGCAAGATCGACCAGACTCAAAGCAGCTACAATCTACTACAAAAAGAGAAGCAGATAACCGAGCCGTTATTTAGAAAAGGGCTGGTGAGCGAGGTTGAATACCTGCAGCTTCAAAGGCGCGTAAACGATCTAAGAGGCGAACTAAGCGCGGCAAAACTCTCTGTCCCTAGGGTGCAGTCTACGATAAAAGAGGTGGAAAATAAAATAACCGAGGCCAAGCTTGCTTTTCAAAACAGCGCGAAAAAAGAATTTAACGAAGTTTCGGCTGAAATTTCTAGACTAAACGAAAGCCAGGTAAATTTAAGCGACAAAGTTGAAAGGACGCTCGTGCGCTCGCCCGTGGACGGCATAGTGAGCAAACTGATGGTAAATACGGTCTCGGGCGTCATAAAGCCCGGTATGGATATCGCCGAGATAGTTCCGGTCGAAGATAATTTGATAGCCGAGGTAAAAGTAAGGCCCGCAGACGTAGCGTTTTTGCGACAAGGACTAAAAGCGATGGTTAAGCTTACCGCTTACGACTTTGCGATATACGGCGGCTTAGAGGGCGAAGTGACTCAAATATCGGCCGATACGGAAACGAACGAAAAAACGGGCGAGAGCTACTATCTGGTCAGGATAAAAACCGATAAAAACTACCTTGGAAGCGAAAATAAGCCGCTTCGCATAAAGGTTGGTATGATAGCTAGCGCCGACATTATAACCGGCAAAAAAACGGTGTTTGATTATTTGTTAAAGCCGATATTAAAGGCTAAACAAAACGCTTTAAGAGAACGATAG
- the tuf gene encoding elongation factor Tu: MAKEKFSRNKPHVNIGTIGHVDHGKTTLTAAISAVLSRKGLAELKDYDNIDNAPEEKERGITIATSHIEYETENRHYAHVDCPGHADYVKNMITGAAQMDGAILVVSAADGPMPQTREHILLSRQVGVPYIVVFMNKADMVDDAELLELVEMEIRELLNEYDFPGDDTPIVAGSALQALNEAKAGTEGEWSAKILELMAKVDEYIPTPVRATDKDFLMPIEDVFSISGRGTVVTGRIEKGIVKVGDTIEIVGIRDTQTTTVTGVEMFRKEMDQGEAGDNVGVLLRGTKKEDVERGMVLCKPKSITPHTKFEGEVYILTKEEGGRHTPFFNNYRPQFYVRTTDVTGSITLPEGTEMVMPGDNLKISVELIAPVALEEGTRFAIREGGRTVGSGVVSKILA, encoded by the coding sequence ATGGCAAAAGAAAAATTTTCACGTAACAAGCCACACGTAAACATCGGTACTATCGGTCACGTTGACCATGGTAAAACAACTTTGACAGCTGCAATTTCTGCTGTTCTTTCAAGAAAAGGTCTTGCCGAGCTAAAAGACTATGATAATATCGACAACGCTCCAGAGGAAAAAGAGCGCGGTATTACCATCGCTACTTCTCATATCGAGTACGAGACCGAAAATCGCCACTATGCGCACGTTGACTGCCCGGGTCACGCCGACTATGTTAAAAATATGATTACCGGTGCGGCTCAGATGGACGGCGCTATCCTAGTTGTTTCTGCGGCTGACGGCCCAATGCCACAAACTAGAGAGCACATCTTGCTATCTCGCCAAGTAGGCGTTCCGTATATCGTTGTTTTTATGAACAAAGCCGATATGGTCGATGATGCCGAGCTTCTTGAGCTGGTTGAGATGGAGATTCGCGAGCTTCTAAACGAGTATGATTTCCCTGGTGACGATACTCCAATCGTAGCAGGCTCTGCTCTTCAAGCTCTTAATGAAGCCAAAGCCGGAACAGAAGGCGAGTGGTCTGCAAAAATTCTTGAGCTTATGGCTAAAGTTGACGAGTATATCCCGACTCCGGTTCGTGCAACGGATAAAGACTTCTTGATGCCTATTGAGGACGTTTTCTCTATCTCCGGTCGCGGCACCGTCGTTACCGGCAGAATCGAAAAAGGTATCGTAAAAGTCGGTGATACTATCGAGATCGTAGGTATCCGCGATACTCAAACAACTACCGTTACCGGCGTTGAGATGTTCAGAAAAGAGATGGATCAAGGCGAAGCGGGCGATAACGTAGGCGTTCTTCTAAGAGGCACTAAAAAAGAAGACGTTGAGCGCGGTATGGTTCTTTGCAAACCTAAATCAATCACTCCTCACACTAAATTTGAGGGAGAGGTTTATATCTTAACTAAAGAGGAAGGCGGACGCCATACTCCATTCTTTAATAACTATAGACCGCAGTTTTATGTAAGAACTACCGACGTTACCGGTTCTATCACTCTTCCGGAAGGAACAGAGATGGTTATGCCTGGCGATAACTTAAAGATAAGCGTTGAGCTTATCGCTCCGGTTGCTCTTGAAGAAGGAACTCGCTTTGCGATCCGCGAAGGCGGCAGAACAGTCGGTTCAGGCGTCGTTTCTAAGATTCTAGCATAA
- a CDS encoding transglutaminase-like cysteine peptidase produces the protein MKFSIGAGKYKRAFLASVLFVFALFAGGEFIKASTYDKITKIYGENARKRVVALNELMVNLKNATEQEKLIKVNDFFNRLQWKDDKEVWGKKDYWATRMEFLGKGAGDCEDFVTAKYFTLKQLGVSAQKLYFTYVKALDYNQAHMVLSYYDSPKSIPLVLDNINPNIKIATQRKDLAPVYSFSGDSLFLSKQEGLGQAIPGGNKKQNPKWLNLVDRMKEDG, from the coding sequence ATGAAATTTAGCATAGGCGCAGGCAAATATAAAAGGGCGTTTTTAGCGAGCGTCCTTTTCGTGTTTGCGCTTTTTGCCGGTGGCGAGTTTATAAAAGCCTCCACCTATGACAAGATCACTAAAATTTACGGCGAAAACGCCAGAAAAAGAGTGGTTGCTTTAAACGAGCTCATGGTGAACCTAAAGAACGCTACCGAACAAGAAAAGCTCATAAAAGTTAATGATTTTTTCAACCGCTTGCAGTGGAAAGACGATAAGGAGGTGTGGGGTAAAAAAGACTACTGGGCTACTAGAATGGAGTTTTTGGGCAAAGGCGCGGGAGATTGCGAGGATTTCGTTACGGCGAAATACTTCACTCTAAAGCAGCTGGGAGTCTCTGCGCAAAAGCTTTATTTTACCTACGTAAAGGCGCTTGATTACAACCAAGCTCATATGGTTTTGTCTTATTACGACAGCCCAAAGTCCATACCGCTGGTTTTAGATAATATCAACCCAAACATCAAAATAGCTACGCAAAGAAAAGATTTAGCACCGGTTTATAGTTTTAGCGGCGATTCGCTATTTTTATCAAAACAAGAGGGCTTAGGGCAGGCCATCCCGGGCGGAAATAAAAAACAAAATCCAAAATGGCTAAATTTAGTCGATAGAATGAAAGAGGACGGATAG
- a CDS encoding bifunctional diguanylate cyclase/phosphodiesterase, with protein MTLLKQIMLAIISFMLLIFVAVGILNFSTINNYIVSQLGTNAKHTANSLGLAIASVTNPKDLSGAQTMINSVFDSGYYPMIKLTGLEGETLIESSQPLVVNSVPKWFVNNVKLEAPVAQSEIMIGWNKFGTLHVQSNTGIAYYELYNIVQNVFYVLLAMSITALLISYLGVKAIFIPLKKVQKQAEAILQNSFILQEKIPFTVDVRQIVLAMNVMITRVKDVFEQSAKTLSKYEELLYKDEQTVLFNRRYLQNNFKEYISSEEYSSGAASMITCKDLRDLKQEIGFNGQQKLIKSIASIISQNALGMLRARLNEDDFIIVSPNLTTQNAKNLTDKILLTIKEEFIKFNVDMDKHPVFAAIVPYGPKTPLKDVLTTADITLARAKEGKNFASLIYKSDKEIVLGKEQYKELIETSLKNGMFKFAGQKVESDFAELVHRELYIRLVDSEGRWQIASYFMPMVNEIKMTVEIDLYVLNKFADMLRGGMLEKMQYAINLGKDILSSAQHFNEFENALKKIKQYASAKIYIEIPNKDDIDTAVLVGFHQRLRSLGFGFGLDHFGFDAKSIERLSAVNPDYVKIPAANLIDFLGGEASEQRSWFEAMMMSRGVKIIATGVENDEQKQNLQNLQINSMQGILISEIENIG; from the coding sequence ATGACGCTTTTAAAACAAATAATGCTGGCGATAATCTCCTTTATGCTGCTTATTTTCGTAGCAGTCGGGATTTTAAATTTTAGTACGATAAACAACTACATCGTTTCTCAGCTGGGCACCAACGCTAAACATACGGCAAATTCGCTTGGCCTTGCGATAGCCTCGGTAACAAATCCGAAAGATTTATCGGGCGCTCAGACGATGATAAATTCGGTATTTGACAGCGGATATTACCCAATGATAAAGCTAACGGGGCTGGAGGGCGAGACTCTGATAGAAAGCTCGCAACCTCTGGTCGTAAATAGCGTGCCAAAATGGTTCGTAAATAACGTAAAACTCGAGGCTCCCGTGGCGCAGAGCGAGATAATGATAGGCTGGAATAAATTCGGTACCCTTCACGTGCAAAGCAATACGGGCATTGCTTATTACGAGCTTTACAATATCGTTCAAAATGTATTTTACGTGCTTCTTGCGATGTCGATAACGGCGCTGCTTATCAGTTATTTGGGCGTAAAGGCGATTTTTATACCGCTTAAAAAGGTGCAAAAACAAGCCGAAGCCATATTGCAAAACAGCTTTATTTTACAAGAAAAAATCCCTTTTACGGTCGATGTCAGGCAGATAGTTTTAGCTATGAACGTGATGATAACGCGCGTTAAAGACGTATTTGAACAAAGTGCGAAGACGCTTAGCAAATACGAAGAGCTGCTTTATAAAGACGAGCAAACCGTGCTTTTTAACAGAAGGTATTTGCAAAATAACTTTAAGGAATATATTTCGAGCGAAGAGTATTCAAGCGGCGCGGCATCGATGATAACATGTAAAGATTTGCGAGATCTAAAACAAGAAATCGGCTTTAACGGGCAACAAAAATTGATAAAAAGTATCGCGTCTATAATATCTCAAAATGCGCTAGGTATGTTGCGCGCCAGATTAAACGAGGATGATTTTATCATCGTATCTCCAAATTTAACGACGCAAAACGCTAAAAATTTGACCGATAAAATTTTGCTAACGATAAAAGAAGAATTTATCAAATTTAACGTAGATATGGATAAGCATCCCGTTTTTGCGGCGATCGTGCCTTACGGTCCAAAGACTCCGCTAAAAGACGTGCTGACAACGGCTGACATCACGCTGGCTAGAGCCAAAGAGGGCAAAAATTTCGCCTCGTTAATTTACAAGAGCGACAAAGAAATCGTACTCGGAAAAGAGCAGTACAAGGAGCTCATCGAAACCTCGCTTAAAAACGGTATGTTTAAATTCGCCGGACAAAAAGTGGAGTCGGATTTTGCTGAATTGGTGCACCGCGAACTGTATATAAGGCTTGTCGATAGCGAGGGCAGATGGCAGATAGCGAGCTACTTTATGCCGATGGTAAATGAAATCAAGATGACCGTCGAGATCGACCTTTACGTTTTAAATAAATTTGCCGATATGCTAAGAGGCGGTATGCTTGAAAAGATGCAATACGCGATAAATTTAGGCAAAGATATTTTAAGCTCCGCTCAACATTTTAACGAGTTTGAAAACGCGCTTAAAAAGATAAAACAATACGCCTCGGCTAAAATTTACATCGAAATCCCGAACAAAGACGACATCGACACGGCAGTACTCGTCGGGTTTCATCAAAGGCTACGCTCGCTGGGATTTGGCTTTGGGCTGGATCATTTCGGATTTGACGCCAAAAGTATCGAAAGACTTAGCGCGGTTAATCCCGATTACGTCAAAATTCCGGCGGCGAATTTGATAGACTTTTTGGGCGGGGAGGCGTCCGAGCAAAGAAGCTGGTTTGAAGCGATGATGATGAGTAGGGGCGTAAAGATCATAGCTACGGGTGTAGAAAACGATGAGCAAAAGCAAAATTTGCAAAATTTGCAAATCAACTCTATGCAAGGAATTCTCATATCTGAAATAGAAAATATCGGATAA
- a CDS encoding response regulator transcription factor, which translates to MRVLAYSGNIAVIDEIKEKLAGKDVTTTRQKDKFLEFAYSKDYDVVCVDIWDADKEARELLGAVEDIKILILSHEPKFSEGREFLRLGAKGYANARMLEVHFKDALEAIERGEVWLYPEFIQNMIQMMTKEILPSNSSNLLENLTNKEKEIAQLVYKGLTNQEIGEILQITVRTVKAHVGTIFEKTGAKDRINLILLMQKME; encoded by the coding sequence ATGAGAGTTTTGGCGTATTCTGGAAATATAGCCGTAATAGACGAAATAAAAGAAAAACTGGCAGGAAAAGACGTCACGACGACGCGACAAAAAGATAAATTTTTAGAGTTTGCTTACAGCAAAGACTACGATGTCGTTTGCGTGGATATTTGGGATGCCGACAAAGAAGCAAGAGAGCTTTTGGGCGCAGTGGAAGATATTAAAATTTTAATACTTTCTCACGAGCCTAAATTTAGCGAAGGTAGAGAATTTTTGCGTCTGGGCGCAAAAGGCTATGCAAATGCGCGTATGCTTGAGGTGCATTTTAAAGATGCGCTTGAAGCGATAGAAAGAGGCGAGGTTTGGCTCTATCCGGAATTTATTCAAAATATGATACAAATGATGACGAAGGAAATCTTGCCGTCAAATTCGTCAAATTTATTAGAAAATCTAACAAATAAAGAAAAAGAGATAGCGCAACTAGTCTATAAAGGCTTAACTAATCAAGAAATCGGCGAAATTTTACAAATAACGGTAAGGACGGTAAAAGCGCACGTTGGCACGATTTTTGAAAAAACCGGCGCAAAAGATAGGATAAATTTGATTTTATTAATGCAAAAAATGGAATAA
- the nusG gene encoding transcription termination/antitermination protein NusG, which produces MMAHKWYAIQTYAGSEMSVKRAIENLVRDNHIEEQLKEIIVPTEDVIEIKNGKKKINERSLYPGYAFAHLDLDTALWHKIQSLPKVGRFIGEAKKPTPLSEKDINLILEKVQKRAAPKPKIFFDNGENVRITEGPFANFTGIVEEYDMIHGKLRLNVSIFGRSTPVEILYSQVEKIV; this is translated from the coding sequence ATGATGGCACATAAATGGTATGCGATTCAAACTTATGCCGGCAGCGAAATGAGCGTAAAAAGGGCTATTGAAAATTTAGTTAGAGATAATCATATAGAAGAACAACTAAAAGAGATCATAGTTCCTACCGAAGATGTAATAGAAATCAAAAACGGTAAGAAAAAAATAAACGAGAGAAGTCTTTATCCGGGATATGCTTTTGCCCATCTTGATTTAGATACCGCTCTTTGGCACAAAATTCAATCTCTTCCGAAAGTCGGTAGATTTATAGGCGAGGCGAAAAAACCTACGCCTTTAAGCGAAAAAGATATAAATTTGATTTTAGAAAAAGTCCAAAAACGTGCCGCTCCTAAGCCGAAAATTTTCTTTGATAACGGAGAAAACGTTCGTATTACCGAGGGGCCTTTCGCAAATTTTACGGGCATAGTAGAAGAGTACGATATGATACACGGAAAGCTAAGGCTAAATGTTTCGATATTCGGCAGGAGTACTCCGGTTGAAATTTTATATTCGCAAGTCGAGAAGATAGTATAA
- the secE gene encoding preprotein translocase subunit SecE, with translation MEKMINYIKLSRAEIGKVIFPLKEQIRNAFITVFAVVAIVSLFLALVDAIMSFSLSKLI, from the coding sequence ATGGAAAAAATGATAAATTATATAAAGCTTTCTCGCGCAGAGATCGGAAAGGTAATTTTTCCACTCAAAGAGCAAATTAGAAACGCTTTTATAACAGTTTTTGCCGTAGTAGCTATTGTTTCGCTCTTTTTGGCTCTTGTTGATGCGATTATGTCTTTCTCTCTTTCAAAGCTAATCTAA
- a CDS encoding type I secretion system permease/ATPase, which translates to MQEKKNDELLDCLVIFTKLHNNPYTADALVAGLPTNENEDIELFSLSGSKSLFTRAAARAGFISNLVNKRMEDISPLVLPCILLLRGKKACILESFEGKTHAKIITPDMPNGSNLIEIEKLKEEYLGYSYLLKREFIPEDNKPNLIDTKTSHWFWGTLKRSRKIYIDVIVASIVINLFVLASPLFTMNVYDRVVPNNAVETLWVLALGVGVVYLIDLFLKFIRTYFLDVAGKKSDIIMSSLLFERVMDIKLCVKPKSVGSFANNLREFDTVRNFFTSSTLAVLIDLPFAILFLLITYFIAGYLVVVPLFFMAAVLCYTLFIKNPLQTSIKSTFEASAKKNGILIETLNGLETIKTMGATGNVQWNWEEATGEIANKSIKSKMISASINTVTSFLVQLNTVGIIVFGVYMIQDTKLTMGGLIAAVMLSSRAIAPMGQFASLLASYEQTRAAYESLKKIMQMPVERPEGKKFVRRNTFNGKIEFKNVSFTYPESTKASLDRVNFTINAGEKVGIIGRNGSGKTTIEKLILGLYSPSEGSILIDGIDINQIDPADLRRNIGYVPQDVVLFKGTVRANIVYKAPHVDDMQIIRAAKVSGVDEYVDAHPLGFDMPVLERGEGISGGQRQAIAVARAFLLDSPIILLDEPTNSLDSSVENKLKNNLKFNTKNKTMLLITHKTSLLELVDRLIVVDSGKILLDGPRDEILAKLGGK; encoded by the coding sequence ATGCAAGAAAAGAAAAACGACGAACTGCTTGATTGTTTGGTGATATTTACCAAGCTACACAACAACCCCTATACCGCCGATGCGTTAGTAGCGGGGTTGCCGACGAACGAAAACGAAGATATCGAGCTTTTTTCTCTAAGCGGTTCGAAGTCGCTTTTTACCAGAGCGGCGGCTAGAGCGGGGTTTATTTCAAATTTGGTAAATAAAAGAATGGAGGATATCTCGCCCTTGGTGCTGCCTTGCATCCTGCTTTTGCGCGGCAAAAAGGCTTGTATATTAGAGAGTTTTGAGGGCAAAACGCACGCTAAAATCATAACTCCGGATATGCCAAACGGCTCAAATTTGATAGAAATCGAAAAGCTAAAAGAGGAGTATCTGGGCTATAGCTACCTGCTAAAGCGCGAATTTATCCCCGAGGATAATAAGCCAAATTTGATAGATACGAAAACCAGCCATTGGTTTTGGGGCACGCTAAAGCGCTCGAGGAAAATTTACATCGACGTTATCGTAGCTAGTATAGTGATAAATTTATTCGTTTTAGCCAGCCCGCTTTTTACGATGAATGTTTACGACCGAGTCGTGCCGAATAACGCCGTAGAGACGCTTTGGGTGCTGGCTCTTGGCGTGGGCGTGGTTTATCTTATCGATCTGTTTTTAAAATTTATACGCACGTATTTTCTCGACGTTGCGGGCAAGAAAAGCGACATTATTATGAGCTCGTTGCTTTTTGAGCGAGTAATGGATATAAAGCTCTGTGTCAAACCAAAATCGGTCGGCTCGTTTGCCAATAACTTGCGCGAATTTGACACGGTTAGAAATTTTTTCACTTCAAGCACCTTGGCCGTTCTCATCGACCTGCCGTTTGCGATTTTGTTTTTGCTGATTACTTATTTTATCGCCGGCTATTTGGTGGTCGTGCCGCTATTTTTTATGGCGGCCGTGCTTTGCTATACGCTTTTTATCAAAAATCCGCTCCAAACCAGCATAAAAAGCACTTTCGAGGCTAGCGCGAAGAAAAACGGAATTTTGATCGAGACGCTAAACGGTCTCGAGACGATAAAAACTATGGGCGCGACCGGAAACGTGCAGTGGAACTGGGAAGAGGCCACCGGCGAGATAGCCAACAAAAGCATAAAATCAAAAATGATCTCGGCCTCGATAAATACCGTTACGTCTTTTCTCGTGCAGCTAAATACGGTCGGCATTATCGTCTTTGGCGTTTATATGATACAAGACACCAAGCTCACGATGGGCGGCCTTATCGCGGCCGTGATGCTTAGCTCGCGCGCTATCGCTCCGATGGGGCAGTTTGCGAGCCTGCTGGCAAGCTACGAACAGACTAGAGCGGCCTACGAGAGCCTAAAAAAGATAATGCAGATGCCCGTCGAGCGTCCCGAAGGTAAAAAATTCGTCCGCCGAAACACCTTTAACGGCAAGATCGAGTTTAAAAACGTAAGCTTTACCTATCCGGAAAGCACCAAAGCCTCGCTAGATAGGGTAAATTTTACGATAAATGCAGGCGAAAAGGTAGGTATCATCGGTAGAAACGGATCGGGAAAAACCACTATCGAAAAGCTTATTTTGGGGCTTTATTCGCCGAGCGAGGGCTCGATCCTGATAGACGGCATCGACATAAATCAAATCGACCCCGCCGACTTGCGCCGAAATATCGGCTACGTCCCGCAAGACGTGGTTTTGTTTAAAGGCACCGTAAGGGCAAATATCGTCTATAAAGCCCCGCACGTCGATGATATGCAGATCATCCGCGCGGCTAAGGTTAGCGGCGTGGATGAATACGTAGACGCGCATCCGCTGGGTTTTGATATGCCGGTACTCGAGCGCGGCGAGGGCATAAGCGGTGGACAGCGTCAAGCTATCGCCGTAGCGCGCGCCTTTTTGCTGGATAGTCCGATCATATTGCTCGACGAGCCGACCAATTCTCTTGATAGCAGCGTGGAAAATAAGCTAAAAAACAATCTCAAATTTAACACGAAAAACAAAACGATGCTGCTCATCACGCACAAAACATCTCTGCTCGAGCTGGTAGATAGGCTCATCGTCGTCGATAGCGGCAAGATATTGCTAGACGGACCGAGGGATGAAATTTTAGCCAAGCTTGGCGGAAAGTAG
- the rplJ gene encoding 50S ribosomal protein L10 encodes MTRNEKSEIISKLETEFKENEAIIVCDYRGLSTKKLEALRDAARVLNVKVQIVKNTLANIALNNIEKSGMVLKDTNIFIWGDQLSATKVAAKFEETNSELFKIKTAHIDGEVASVEKVKALSKMPSRNELLAMLLQVWNAPIQNFTIGLNALKDQKEKSA; translated from the coding sequence ATGACGAGAAACGAAAAATCTGAAATAATCAGCAAACTTGAAACCGAATTTAAAGAAAACGAAGCGATCATAGTTTGCGATTATCGCGGCCTTAGCACTAAAAAATTAGAAGCTTTAAGAGATGCGGCTAGGGTTTTAAACGTAAAAGTTCAAATCGTAAAAAACACTCTTGCCAATATCGCTCTTAATAACATCGAAAAGTCCGGTATGGTCTTAAAAGATACAAATATCTTTATCTGGGGCGATCAGCTTTCAGCTACCAAAGTTGCGGCCAAATTTGAAGAAACCAATAGCGAACTATTCAAAATAAAAACCGCTCATATCGACGGCGAAGTCGCGAGCGTCGAGAAGGTCAAGGCTCTATCTAAGATGCCTAGCCGCAATGAGTTGCTTGCGATGCTTTTGCAAGTTTGGAATGCGCCTATCCAAAATTTCACTATTGGACTAAATGCGCTTAAAGATCAAAAAGAAAAATCAGCATAA
- the rplA gene encoding 50S ribosomal protein L1 has protein sequence MSKKTTKRFSKLLEKVDTTKNYSLAEAIDTVKLLKSAKFDETVEIALKLNVDPRHADQMVRGSVVLPAGTGKTVRVAVIAKDAKADEAKAAGADIVGSDELVEDIQKGIMNFDVLIATPNLMGLVGKVGRILGPKGLMPNPKTGTVTMDVAQAVNNAKSGQVNFRVDKHGNIHAGLGKVSFSKEQLNDNISTLVKAVNKQKPAAAKGRYIKSAALSLTMSPSVLLETQELMDLR, from the coding sequence ATGTCAAAAAAAACTACAAAAAGATTTAGCAAACTGCTTGAAAAAGTAGATACTACCAAAAACTACTCTTTAGCTGAAGCTATCGATACCGTAAAACTACTAAAAAGCGCCAAATTTGACGAAACTGTCGAAATTGCATTAAAACTTAACGTTGATCCTAGGCATGCCGATCAAATGGTTAGAGGCTCGGTTGTGCTTCCTGCGGGAACCGGCAAAACCGTTCGTGTAGCCGTTATAGCAAAAGATGCGAAAGCTGACGAAGCAAAAGCTGCCGGTGCCGATATAGTCGGTAGCGACGAGCTTGTTGAGGATATTCAAAAAGGAATTATGAATTTCGACGTTCTTATCGCCACTCCGAATTTAATGGGATTAGTCGGTAAAGTAGGGCGAATTTTGGGACCAAAGGGTCTTATGCCAAACCCAAAAACAGGCACGGTTACTATGGACGTAGCGCAAGCGGTTAATAATGCAAAAAGCGGTCAAGTAAATTTCCGCGTAGATAAACATGGAAATATACATGCGGGTCTTGGCAAGGTTAGCTTTTCAAAAGAGCAGCTAAACGATAATATTTCGACTCTTGTCAAAGCGGTGAATAAACAAAAACCTGCGGCTGCAAAAGGCAGATATATTAAAAGCGCCGCTTTATCATTAACTATGAGTCCTTCCGTTTTGCTTGAGACTCAAGAACTTATGGATTTACGCTAA